Within the Miscanthus floridulus cultivar M001 chromosome 2, ASM1932011v1, whole genome shotgun sequence genome, the region accaaacgaacatgctacCTGGGCACGCCTACTACTTATAGTTGAAGCTCACAGAGCACTAACCTGGAAGCTTGTAGATGAAGTCACCCTTCACATCACATTGTCGCAGATGTGTTGTGTATGCAATCTTTAATTTTAGCAAGGGTAAATAAGGAACAGACAATTTTAGGCTATGAAAGAAGTTCAACCTTATTAGAGTGGCATATTCACTCAATGAAAAGGATCTGAAAAGCAGTAGAATATTCACAATTATACAGTATTAGCAATATTGGTTTGGCTGATGACATAGTTTCTTGAATTAATTCAAGCCTTGAGTTGGTTAAGAGGATCAGAAGACCCAATTGTTGTCCCTTTTATGCTTGTATGCATGTATTAGCATCGTATGTTGAATAGTACTCATTGTAGGGGCTTTCCCACATGCTCATTTCTTTTCTGCAGGGTTATTTCTTGCTTTCTGAAGGTGCTAAAATTCGTCATGGTGTCCGAACAATCAATATCACAATTTCTGCTCGAAATCCTTGCTTTGGAAACAGGTTTCTGTTCAGTATTTTTGAACCCTTCCTGTTTGCAAGCTTTTAAGTGCCAAAGGTTGCTGTTAATATTAGCTCCTTCTCATATGTTGAAAACTTTGATCTGACGTAGAGTTTAAGAGAATGCCCTTTCCACCAACATGCAAGCACGCTGCATGTTGTATTTTAAGAGTATCAATGACCTTACCTTGGATCTTGTGGAATTTGCATATCTATCTAAATGTTTCCACTTCAGCATATATTAATTCTTGACAGTTTGCTACTTAGATTCCAGACGTGTATTATCCAGATAACAATTTTgacaaatactccctccatttaaaattataagacattttggcttttctaggtacattgcTTTTaccatgtatctagacatagtgtgtaTCTAAATGCACATCAAAAGTTATGTATCTTGAAAAGCCaaagcgtcttataatttggaatggagggagtactaggtTAAGTCACAGTTTTGCACATCTATTTATTTTTCATCTTGAGTTGATTGTGGCCTTTGGCAACGTTGATCTTGCACTCAGATAATAAGAATTGGTGCCTTATTTCAATGAACACTACGATAGTAACTCCTATATCATTGCAACATGAAATTTTCTTTGATATAATAAAACCTGTAGATTTGTGTGCAATTTGTACTTTGTATACAAAATGTGAGAGACGTTTCTTTCTCTATAAGTCTACATTTTTCTTTGCTACAGTTTTCTTCGAGTGGGTGTTTGTGATGTGTTGGCATGTACATATACTATCCAATTGGATTGTCTGCAGTAGAATGACATCTCAATTTTTTCTACATTTTCCTTTTCAGGTGGCAGCAGCTTTTGATAAACAGCATTGTTGGATATGATACTATACTTACAAACAGCTTGGTGAATTCTCCTGGTCATGGTACGCATCTGATCCTATTGTGCATGTACAAACCTTAAATCATCAAAATAGTTCTACAAATGATCACAGACTTGGTTCACAACAGCAAAGTAACAACTAACAACACAGTTGACTTGCTTGGAAGCATGTCAAACAACAGTTTTTTCACTTTGTATAACTGTTTTGGTCTTTGGTATGTTGTGCAGGCTATTTATACAACTTTCAGACAAAGGAGCTCTATGATCTCAGTTATGGGCATGAACCACCAGAAGGTCCTACAAGATTTGGAGGTTGGTATAGTTAACTTTGTTTTCTCAATATGTTGTCAACTCTTGAGCGTTTTCCACATGACATCACTATTGTGCATTTGTTCCACTAAAGCTTTATACATGTCAACTGCTAAATTGCAATGAACTTTCAAATTGGAAAATACGGAACCAAAAATTCCTTAATTTTGGCTTTTGATTGCCTTTCATAACATACATGACTCATATCTTCCTCTCTGTGCATCAAATCTGATGCATTGCAACTTTGGTGTTTGCAGATTACTTTGTGACAAAATGTGGTGTCCTTCTAATGTCACTCTTTGTCTTTTTCACAACCACCATGTCTGTTTCATTTACTCTGAGAGAAACGCAATCCCGCATGCTTAGGTTCACAGGTTGGTGTTCTTTTCTGTAGGTTGCGGTCTGGACTGCTTTGCACttaatattttatttgattcaCCTAGTGCGTTGTTCTTCCTTGAAATTTTCAGTGCAGCTTCAACACCATGCACGCCACCACCTGCCAACTTTTCAGTTGATATTCGTGCATGTCATCGAATCATTGGTTTTTGTTCCGGTAATGGGAAATATTCTTTGGCGTTTTGAAATATTTGAAGTTTGTGATGAAAATGTATTCGCTGCAGGATTCACCAAACTTCTACATTAGCTCACTCATTATTTTGTTCTGATCTTTGTAGATTATGATTGGGATCCTCTTTTTTCTATTTGAGTTCTACGATGATCAATTGCTTGCGTTTCTTATTTTGACTCTTGTATGGTTATGTGAGCTATTCACGATGATCAGGTAATGTTTTACATGGAAGTATTACTGGAATTTTTATTATTAATTACTCCACTCCCAATGTGAAACATCTACTATTTTAGAGAAGTCACTGTTTCGTCCAAACTCCTGTTGGGTATGGTTGGGGTCGGGTCGGGTTCATTTGTGATCCAGGGGCACCCAAATGAAAAAATCTCTCCTCTTTCAGCTGGAAAGAGTATTTTAATGGGGGCCCAGGCGACCAGCTAATAACTACAATTTGACAGTGCCTTCCCCCAAACAGTGACTTCTGCTGTGTCCTAGAGGCTAGAGCTAATAATACGAAGTCGCGATGCCCTATGGAAAATTTTCCCTAAGGGAATAGCTAGGCCTTTTGCTCAGTATAACTGCTGAGAGAGCAACTCAAATAAAAGATATATGGGTAGAGATGATCACTTATTCTCGTCGAAATAGTATAAGGCAGCTAGCATGAATGCATCTATCAGAATTGATTTTGTGCAGGACAAATTTTTGAAGCTAATCATTCTTAAATACTTATCTTTGTATCTTTGTTTTTCAGTGTGCGGACATCCATATCGATGCAGTTCTTTCCACGCTTCTTCTTGCTGTATTTTTTGGTTTTCCATATCTACTTCTTCTCATATACTTATGGTACGTAAAATTCAGTATGTATCGAATTTTTTTCTGACTgaactattgattaactaatggCACATTTCTGTCGCTTTATGACTTATGCTTTACCAGGCTTCTCATATCTGGCTTTCTCTGCTACGGCAGCATTCATGCAGCACCTGATTTTATATTTTTGGAACCGTTTTGAGGTTAGTTAATGTCTTGTTTCTGTGTTTTGGTATTTCTCATTCGTTATCTAATGCTTGTTACTACATTTTGATGTAATTTTCTGTTCATGTTTTTTTTAGAAATAATCATTGATTACGATTAGTTAGATGTTTCGAAGTTTAATATCCCTATGCATTTTTTAGCTTCTGAACAGTGGTTTGTATGCACAGCTTGTCATAACTTTCATGTGAATCAGAAAATTGACCCAAAATCGGTTGATTCACTAGGGAGGTAGATCAGTCTGCATATATTGGGTTCATTTGCTCAATTAAATCCTTGTCTCCCAATGTCTACTTCATGTTTCCCTGTGCCACTTCAGGTGCCAGCTCTCCAGAGATTCATGCGAAGTCGAGCTCACATTCACCAGCAGACAGGTGTCCAGATATCCTCAACTATCTACACTTCTACCTTACACATTGCTAGGGTAAATGTGAGGGACCCTGGTACTATAAACGATGGCCTTGGTGCTGCTCGTGAAGCAGATGCCCTATTGGTTCAGGATGAGTCTACCAGGAACCAGCAAGAAGGTCAACAACACGGAATTTCTGAGCCAGCTGCCAACAATGCTCTCCAGTATCAAGAGCAAAACCCTCAGCAAGCTGGAAGCACCCCTGCAGGCTCAGGCTCCCTCAACCCATTTGGGTCCCTTTTGCTGTGGTTGCTAGGAGGCGGTGCTTCTGATGGCATAGTTTCTTTCTTCTCTATGTTCAGAGATGTCCGTGATCATGGTCAAGATTACACCGATCCACCTCGAAATGAAAATGATCAGGTGACATAGAATCATGAAGATGAAAGTGGACCAATGACAGAACTCTCGGCGGGTGCTTGGGCGGTAGTAGTCTATTGCTAATATGATATAATGCCGGCAGCCCCTTTCAAAAGGATAATGACGAATATTGGTTGCAGCATATACAGACTGGTGTTGCTGGACATACCATGATAGTATTATCTGTTTCTCTTTTTTTAGTTAGTAGGTAAGGATGAAGGTTGTATCTATATTCATTATATATGTACATTCCCTACCGTCTGAATGGGAGTGCCCATTCCAGCCCTGTACAGAAATGCCAACTCACAGCATATTAAATGTTGTGCAAATTCTTTTTGTACTCCCATGGGTAGGTGCTGCAGCATGGAATATGCAGTGTTACTGTATGCACCTGTTACTGAATTGGATAAAATTAATGGTTTGGATCCATTGTTACATGTGCTGTTCCAATTTTGAGGTTAGTGCTTGCAGATTAATTCCTTAAAATTATGGTTTTTCGGTGTTCCTTCAAATTTTGAACACTGTTGTTGTCCATTCACTGAAATGCGGTCAGTTTAAACTTTGAAACTTATAATGATGTGGTGTCATTTTGCTGTCATAGTGCATCGTGTTGTTGCTTTAGGGCCTGTTGggcagggctctggctcctctgaaaatgACTCAGGCTCTGGCTTCTCTGTAGAAGTGGCTTCTCTGTAGGAGCCAAAGCTTTTTgaaaaaacgtttggcaaaatgaCTCCTCCTGTTCTTCTGGAATTGATGAAAAGTAAAAATATCCAAAGTGCCCCTACTTATTATTTGACTGTACAAAATCTTGCATCAATTAATTATAATATCGGTTATAATTTAGGTAAATCATTTTTTGAGCAAAGGTAAATCATATTTAAAATAATTTCTAATGAAGAAATGAGGAAGGCACCCCTTTGGGCCTAGGCCCATACGACCTGCACCAACCCACTGCCTGTCTTCCCTTCCAAGGAACCAACCGCTCGCATCTTCTCGTAAAAAAAAGATTgcagtgccgccgccgccgccgctctcggcTCCGCTTGCTCAGGCCGCCACTGCCGGCAGCAGGATCGCACCCAGTGCCTGCGCCGCCGCTCTCCTACGCCGTGCTTGCTCTCTCccatgccgccaccgccgccgctcccaCACGGCGATTGCTCGCGCCGCCGCTTGCCGTACAGCGCCGCTGAAGCCTACTGCCGTcccggggtaccccgagcgtacaccgaAAGAGTTActaaaatcccatcaacaacaaagctagaaggtaagccatggatTCACCGCCAGTCCCGACCAAGCCCactggctctccgcctcgcctgaggcctcgcacgggaggtctcgacaccctgacggaatctccgcctcgcgcgagaggccttggcagggagcccaatctccgtctcgcccgaggcctcgtgcGACCAGCCTCGGGCAAGACAgttattctccgtatcgctcgaggctggcttgacaATAACCCGTCGCTCTCGCCTCGACCAACCTTtccgacagcatgtcacgtcccattaaggcgtcaaccactcccgcaatctcagccggacgacggctcgacaccgcggagcGGCCGACAAGACAaggagtcacatcaacgccataccggctgggataaggcgcagcggggattaccggccactgtgttctggcgctgtgcccacgatcagcgcctgaacTGCACTGTGCCCCGTAACCCCCGCCCCGAAGACGACGCAGCATGGGAaatctggcccgggtcatcattgcctccgaaccagcgtaccagatcgaccgctctctccgggcctcggcactctacgccagggtctcggctatctcgggattcccgtctaccgagaccccccaccgcggttcggcctcggcaccggccgagcctcggcctcgtgcgCAGTCActccacagcgacccgcacgttgaccgccgcgcccgctccgaggcagccctggagctcccatgacgcacaggatcggatgtgaccagcacgtcgcccctgcgctccaaggacggaccactccgacgaccacaccaccataggaacaggctacagggctcggacacgccgcctctgttcgcacgacgccgtatagttagcacatgtactacccttgtcctctcttcaaactataaaaggaaaggacttgggccatttctaggggagaaGACAGGTACTCACGAaaacaacactctgtaacacgcacacttcttTGCGGCCCGAGAGCAACGTcgcaagcagcccacatcactccacgccgagacctaggactaactccctctctcacttagcttgtaaccccctactacaagcacttcggtgcaaggaatacaagatcgatctctcagactggacgtagggcaccaattgcccgaaccagtataagccttgtgtctctttgcatcaccatccgggattgggaacacgcagcataaattcactagttggttgaggatcccctggtccaaaacaccgacagttggcgcgccaggtaggggctctgcgtgtcagtttcgtcatcccaacaagttccggatggcagaccctgtacgaccgctgcgtctcggcatggtggtctggtttgggagcctggagttcatgtctctagggcacgagtacgacatggtactcctcacaccccgagccccacctACCGACGATGACGTCACGCatcggcagcctaggcgcaggcggcgcccgggcagccGCTCTCGCCGCGTTCGCTGGGCACGACGTGAGCAGGATCACCCCGATGCTACGCGAACCTAGGGTGACTCGCCGCCCTTTGCCGGtatcctatgaccagctgttggcgcagggtccctggttggggacctgtctagcctgagcctagacaagggaaaAACGCTGGTGGCACCCGAcgacgccccgacatcaagctctgctccaccactccctgaggagccaactccggcggagcagagcccggcgacggcaccatctccataccccttcgggttgagaaatgccgccgcctcttatgcttacgcctacgcttccacTCACGCGGATCTCTCAGGACGCCGCCAGTGCTTCGCTCTTGACTTCGACACCACCACGTCGACCCAAACCCACACCgattcctcggaggaggacgaggcatgggccggagcggatttctccgaCCTCCACGACCGCGAAACCATGCACCACTTCTTGGCCGCAAGTgattattgctttggctactccgattctgacgatgaaggtacttacgatcccactcgcgagtgcttccacgtcggacttgggatgccaagcacgggcaaCGAAgacgagggggtaggcaaccgtaCTCTGCTTCATCAGGGAATGGGCGATGCCACCCCTTCACATATCGTCccaccggcagcacggaacgagaaccttgccctcggacaatttcgacgcccggacttggagcagctccgtgagcttcaggccaaggtcgagcaagatcgactccttctgcaacaactccgaaacactctcgagcaggagcagcagggccacGCTGACGGTGGAGGAGCCCGGCGGTAGGCCCACGAcatgcaccaccgcatcaacgacgacgaaggggacgatcgtcccccaatcttcaatcgcgctagccagaatgtcatggctgcagcgatgctagtgcgcgcgatgcccgagccctccaccatggAAGGGCGACAGgttcgcggcgagctccgggatctcctcgagaccaccacggtgcagcaggccgagagttctgtCTCTCGGTGACGTGGAGCCGCCTCGGACCTCCCCTCGCCAtcgcctcggtaggatagggaggccatGGTTCGTCCCAAGCCCGCTCGGGCGCCAACAGCCCATGGGGTCCTCGGGTAGCTcgaccgcctcggcaaccaacgcgaggtgcaggcagaccatgaggtggtcagcaggcgatgacgccacgacaacgaagggcccgcccggggctaccatccacaccgaggtggccgttatgacagtgaggaggatcgcagtccttctcctgaaccgcctgGTCCTAGGGTCTTTAGTAGGGCCATCCGCAGCGCTCAGTTCCTAGCCCGGTTTcgacaaccagccaacctcacgaagtatagcggcgagaccaattcCGAACTCTGGCTTGTCGATTATCgtctggcttgttagctaggtggCACGGATGACGACCTGCTCATCattcgcaacctccccttgctcttgtcagactcgacgCGAgcttggctcgagcaccttcctccctctcagatccacgactggcgcaacTTGGttcggatcttcgtcgggaatttccagggcacatacgtgtgccctagaaactcctaggaccttaagagctgtcgccagaaactagatgagtctctctgagacttcatccggcgcttctctaaacagtgcaccgagttgcccagcatcgacgactcagagatcgtctaggcttttctctctggca harbors:
- the LOC136522039 gene encoding membralin-like protein At1g60995 isoform X2: MDPEQTFLRVHARLSGTLSQLLTPRIRLALEYLYLAGAVALFCLLVVMHTNFVQQPGCSSEFSGIEFGEAQLVQIKIISGGLWSSRGASYIMDLQNLGRSAEKILEVNGDKFNILASKFWSTWVGPGARRSLPDLKAAGEGSVHHPLSAKESFKAAVTYLFRKWYHRAVSFWKNIKQLSENTLQLMVRSNWNDFLHIFKDLQLPSMDHLISTIVQWFERRSKAFEPTYLYGVEKGYFLLSEGAKIRHGVRTINITISARNPCFGNRWQQLLINSIVGYDTILTNSLVNSPGHGYLYNFQTKELYDLSYGHEPPEGPTRFGDYFVTKCGVLLMSLFVFFTTTMSVSFTLRETQSRMLRFTVQLQHHARHHLPTFQLIFVHVIESLVFVPIMIGILFFLFEFYDDQLLAFLILTLVWLCELFTMISVRTSISMQFFPRFFLLYFLVFHIYFFSYTYGFSYLAFSATAAFMQHLILYFWNRFEVPALQRFMRSRAHIHQQTGVQISSTIYTSTLHIARVNVRDPGTINDGLGAAREADALLVQDESTRNQQEGQQHGISEPAANNALQYQEQNPQQAGSTPAGSGSLNPFGSLLLWLLGGGASDGIVSFFSMFRDVRDHGQDYTDPPRNENDQVT
- the LOC136522039 gene encoding membralin-like protein At1g60995 isoform X1, whose protein sequence is MDPEQTFLRVHARLSGTLSQLLTPRIRLALEYLYLAGAVALFCLLVVMHTNFVQQPGCSSEFSGIEFGEAQLVQIKIISGGLWSSRGASYIMDLQNLGRSAEKILEVNGDKFNILASKFWSTWVGPGARRSKLMFRTWKGDKEFEPQSENTADTTVTTTIPGLPDLKAAGEGSVHHPLSAKESFKAAVTYLFRKWYHRAVSFWKNIKQLSENTLQLMVRSNWNDFLHIFKDLQLPSMDHLISTIVQWFERRSKAFEPTYLYGVEKGYFLLSEGAKIRHGVRTINITISARNPCFGNRWQQLLINSIVGYDTILTNSLVNSPGHGYLYNFQTKELYDLSYGHEPPEGPTRFGDYFVTKCGVLLMSLFVFFTTTMSVSFTLRETQSRMLRFTVQLQHHARHHLPTFQLIFVHVIESLVFVPIMIGILFFLFEFYDDQLLAFLILTLVWLCELFTMISVRTSISMQFFPRFFLLYFLVFHIYFFSYTYGFSYLAFSATAAFMQHLILYFWNRFEVPALQRFMRSRAHIHQQTGVQISSTIYTSTLHIARVNVRDPGTINDGLGAAREADALLVQDESTRNQQEGQQHGISEPAANNALQYQEQNPQQAGSTPAGSGSLNPFGSLLLWLLGGGASDGIVSFFSMFRDVRDHGQDYTDPPRNENDQVT